A part of Microcoleus sp. AS-A8 genomic DNA contains:
- a CDS encoding 5-formyltetrahydrofolate cyclo-ligase translates to MVKDVKPQPNKSELRRILLQKRRSLPGEEWQQKSDRLCSHLQSSPLFSPARTILAYFSFRQEPDLSPLFKDSKRRWGFPRIEQKSLVWHCWMPGEPLSKGDYGIFEPHPDSPILMPHEVDLILVPTVACDARGYRLGYGGGFYDRLLSSADWASKSTIGIVFEFAYVSQLPVDPWDKPLHSICTEKRFQVSDTP, encoded by the coding sequence ATGGTTAAGGACGTGAAACCCCAGCCAAATAAATCCGAATTGCGTCGAATTTTACTGCAAAAACGGCGATCGCTCCCTGGGGAAGAATGGCAGCAAAAAAGCGATCGCCTCTGTTCTCACCTGCAATCCTCACCTTTATTTAGCCCAGCACGAACCATACTGGCTTATTTCAGCTTTCGCCAAGAACCCGATTTAAGTCCCCTATTTAAAGACTCCAAACGCCGTTGGGGATTTCCTCGTATTGAACAAAAATCTCTCGTATGGCATTGCTGGATGCCTGGAGAACCCCTCTCTAAAGGCGATTATGGCATTTTTGAGCCTCACCCTGATTCCCCCATCTTGATGCCCCATGAGGTCGATCTGATCTTAGTTCCGACTGTGGCTTGTGATGCACGAGGATACCGCTTAGGGTATGGGGGAGGCTTTTATGACCGATTGCTGAGTTCAGCCGACTGGGCCTCTAAATCTACGATAGGAATTGTGTTTGAATTTGCCTATGTGTCCCAATTACCAGTTGACCCTTGGGACAAGCCGCTCCATAGTATCTGTACAGAGAAGAGGTTTCAGGTGAGCGATACGCCATGA